A stretch of Bradyrhizobium diazoefficiens DNA encodes these proteins:
- a CDS encoding IS1182 family transposase: MTNRTFKTGESRDQASLLPARIEDYVGADNPVRAIESFVRVLDLAKLGFRHAERKAEEVGQPPYDPADLLKLYLYGYINRIRSSRRLEREACRNLELIWLLKNLKPGYRTIGNFRKENWAALKAANRSFVLLMRELGLVGGSVVAIDGSFFHGDASKASIFTRKRLADQIAKLDQEIEAYGKSLEDNDAAEAKKAVKDGPDGGGEDGGDIGAKVAALMAKRSRAQADLARLEENGQTQLSLTDPDARLLVKSGQGVAGYNVQTAVDDKHKLIVASEVVNDSSDVGQLHAMAMAAKEALEVKTLQALADEGYYSSRELKACEDDGITAYVPVPEGNARLEKQGRFALKDFNYDGASDTYHCPGGHQLHPMKSRQENTSGRIEIRYAARGAICRTCPLKVRCLGSNAAYRTIGRWEHEDVLERHRARMQGAGELMRRRFGIVEHPFGTLKCRAGYRHFLVRGLDKVRGEWSLMALCYNFTRVLNILGFDGLLAALAKTRATCRWTRVALLTCIQVALAALWTNIELPLAVSRPTLA; this comes from the coding sequence ATGACGAATCGCACATTCAAGACCGGCGAGAGCCGCGACCAGGCCAGTCTGCTTCCTGCCCGGATTGAGGACTATGTCGGGGCGGACAACCCGGTCCGGGCGATCGAGAGCTTCGTTCGTGTCCTCGACCTTGCCAAGCTCGGCTTTCGCCATGCTGAGCGCAAGGCTGAAGAGGTCGGCCAGCCGCCGTACGATCCGGCCGATCTGCTGAAGCTCTACCTTTACGGCTACATCAACCGAATCAGGTCGTCGCGTCGGTTGGAGCGGGAGGCCTGCCGCAATCTGGAACTGATCTGGCTGCTGAAGAATCTGAAGCCGGGTTATCGGACGATCGGCAACTTCCGCAAGGAGAACTGGGCGGCTCTGAAGGCGGCCAACCGCAGCTTCGTGCTGCTGATGCGCGAACTCGGTCTTGTCGGCGGCAGCGTTGTTGCGATTGACGGCTCGTTCTTCCATGGTGACGCCAGCAAGGCCAGCATCTTTACGCGCAAGAGGCTTGCCGATCAGATCGCAAAGCTTGACCAGGAGATCGAGGCTTACGGCAAGTCCCTTGAGGACAATGACGCCGCGGAAGCCAAGAAGGCGGTCAAGGATGGGCCCGATGGCGGCGGTGAAGATGGCGGCGACATCGGGGCGAAGGTCGCGGCACTGATGGCGAAGCGCTCGCGCGCACAAGCCGATCTTGCTCGGTTGGAAGAGAATGGCCAGACGCAGTTGTCCCTGACCGATCCGGATGCCCGGCTTCTGGTCAAGAGCGGCCAGGGGGTCGCAGGCTATAACGTGCAGACCGCCGTCGACGACAAGCACAAGCTCATTGTCGCCAGCGAGGTGGTGAACGACAGCAGCGATGTCGGCCAGCTCCATGCGATGGCCATGGCGGCAAAGGAAGCCCTCGAGGTCAAGACCCTGCAGGCGCTGGCAGATGAGGGCTATTACAGCAGTCGCGAACTGAAGGCCTGTGAGGACGATGGCATCACGGCCTATGTGCCGGTGCCGGAGGGCAACGCCCGGCTCGAAAAGCAAGGCCGCTTCGCCCTCAAGGACTTCAACTATGATGGCGCATCCGACACCTATCATTGTCCCGGCGGCCATCAGCTACATCCGATGAAGAGCAGGCAGGAGAACACCAGTGGCCGCATCGAGATCCGCTACGCGGCGCGCGGGGCGATCTGCAGGACCTGCCCGCTCAAGGTCCGTTGCCTCGGCTCGAACGCGGCTTACCGGACGATAGGTCGCTGGGAGCATGAAGACGTTCTCGAACGTCATCGCGCGCGGATGCAGGGCGCGGGCGAGCTGATGCGCCGTCGTTTTGGCATCGTCGAACATCCGTTTGGCACGCTCAAATGCCGTGCCGGCTATCGTCATTTCCTGGTCCGCGGCCTCGACAAGGTCCGCGGCGAGTGGAGTCTGATGGCGCTCTGCTACAATTTCACCCGCGTGCTCAACATTCTTGGGTTCGACGGGCTTCTGGCCGCGCTCGCAAAGACGCGTGCTACTTGCCGATGGACCCGCGTAGCCCTTTTGACGTGCATCCAGGTTGCTCTAGCCGCTCTCTGGACAAATATAGAGCTTCCCCTCGCAGTCAGCCGGCCCACGCTGGCCTGA
- a CDS encoding ring-opening amidohydrolase: MRTSSVGVFKVATRGPGDVSGLMSLIRSGTIDPASILAILGKTEGNGGVNDFTREYAVAALCTALAPKLGLTPHEVEQRIAFVISGGTEGVLSPHIAVFTRYEVERPPAGISGKRLSIGMAQTRDFLPEELGRSAQIAETAKAVKAAMEEAGISDATDVHFVQIKCPLLTSERIEAATMRGNKTATTSAYSSMAYSRGASALGVAVALGEVTSDIRDEDVLRRYDLFSNVASTSSGIELMHNVVIVLGNSDASVSEFEIGHAVMSDAIDAPAVVSAMKSVGLGVDLGVDLGVDPGIAPQAAAGRELVNIFAKAEASPDGTVRGYRHTMLEDTDISSTRHARAAVGGLIAGLAGSGAVYVSGGAEHQGPAGGGPVAVIARLSY, from the coding sequence ATGCGCACTTCATCGGTCGGCGTCTTCAAGGTCGCCACCAGGGGCCCCGGCGACGTCTCCGGCCTCATGAGCCTGATCAGGTCCGGCACCATCGATCCGGCATCCATCCTGGCGATCCTCGGCAAGACCGAGGGCAATGGCGGCGTCAACGACTTCACCCGGGAATATGCGGTCGCCGCGCTGTGCACGGCGCTGGCGCCAAAGCTCGGCCTGACGCCGCATGAGGTCGAGCAGCGCATCGCCTTCGTGATATCGGGCGGGACCGAGGGCGTGCTCAGCCCGCACATCGCGGTGTTCACACGCTACGAGGTTGAGAGGCCGCCCGCCGGTATCTCCGGCAAGCGCCTGAGCATCGGCATGGCGCAGACCCGCGATTTCCTGCCTGAGGAGCTCGGCCGCTCCGCGCAGATCGCCGAGACCGCCAAGGCGGTGAAGGCCGCAATGGAAGAGGCCGGCATCAGCGATGCCACTGATGTCCATTTCGTCCAGATCAAGTGCCCGCTGCTGACCAGCGAGCGTATCGAGGCGGCGACAATGCGCGGCAACAAGACCGCGACGACCAGCGCCTACAGCTCGATGGCCTATTCGCGCGGCGCCTCCGCGCTCGGCGTTGCGGTCGCGCTCGGCGAGGTTACCTCCGACATCCGTGACGAGGACGTGCTGCGGCGCTACGATTTGTTCTCGAACGTCGCCTCGACCTCATCAGGGATCGAGCTGATGCACAATGTCGTCATCGTGCTCGGTAATTCGGACGCATCCGTGAGCGAATTCGAGATCGGGCATGCCGTGATGAGCGACGCGATCGACGCGCCTGCGGTGGTATCAGCGATGAAGAGTGTTGGCCTTGGTGTGGATCTTGGTGTGGATCTTGGTGTTGATCCTGGCATCGCCCCGCAAGCTGCCGCTGGCCGCGAGCTCGTCAACATCTTCGCCAAAGCCGAAGCTTCGCCTGATGGCACCGTGCGCGGCTACCGCCACACCATGCTGGAAGACACCGACATCAGCTCGACACGCCATGCCCGCGCCGCGGTCGGCGGCTTGATCGCCGGCCTTGCCGGGAGCGGCGCAGTCTACGTCTCCGGCGGTGCCGAGCATCAGGGGCCGGCTGGCGGCGGCCCGGTTGCGGTGATCGCGCGACTGTCTTACTGA
- a CDS encoding amidase, protein MTLPMSWNEWAQHDGVGLAARVRKGELTAKDLARQAAAAVAKVNPALSGVVELFDDVIADPARDGANLAGPFAGLPFLMKDLGPTMKGRLQEMGSLLMRGNRASADTFLTGKLRQAGLNLIGRTTTPEFGVCSSADNPAVYVTRNPWNTDYTTCGSSAGSAAMVAAGVVPIAHATDGGGSIRIPAGVNGNIGLKVSRGVFSLAPHMSDLTGLVSIQGCQSRSVRDTAAFVDHARGPAPGEFMPFWTTAQPYSEMIKRDPSKLRIALSHTWGDYTATPEIAAELEKTGRFLEGLGHHVDYALPELDFRAAFAAQTTCYISNFSVVISNMLAARGLERPPEDLIEPMNIRIWEAGRHTSFADRAKMQGVFNTTSRAFGSFFEQWDVILTPITALPTPKVGTKEYLTISDNPDVLDWFGNLWRFFAFTPLANLCGMPAISMPMAAQDHGLPLGIQAIGKQANDGLLLQLAAQIERALEGKWNGGKTPKVHVTKA, encoded by the coding sequence ATGACTTTGCCGATGAGCTGGAATGAATGGGCGCAGCACGATGGCGTTGGCCTGGCGGCGCGAGTCCGCAAGGGCGAGCTGACGGCAAAGGACCTGGCACGGCAGGCCGCAGCCGCCGTTGCCAAGGTCAATCCGGCGCTGTCGGGCGTCGTCGAGCTGTTCGATGACGTGATCGCCGATCCCGCCAGGGACGGTGCCAATCTCGCCGGCCCGTTCGCCGGCCTGCCCTTCCTGATGAAGGATCTGGGTCCGACCATGAAAGGCCGGCTCCAGGAGATGGGCTCGCTGCTGATGCGCGGCAATCGCGCGAGCGCCGACACCTTCCTGACCGGCAAACTCCGCCAGGCCGGCCTCAACCTGATCGGGCGCACCACGACGCCGGAATTCGGCGTCTGCAGCTCGGCCGACAATCCGGCGGTCTATGTCACCCGCAATCCCTGGAACACCGACTACACCACCTGCGGCTCGTCGGCAGGCAGCGCCGCGATGGTTGCGGCCGGCGTGGTGCCAATCGCCCACGCGACCGACGGCGGCGGCTCGATCCGCATTCCCGCCGGCGTCAACGGCAATATCGGGCTGAAGGTCTCGCGCGGCGTGTTCTCGCTGGCGCCGCACATGTCCGATCTCACTGGCCTGGTCTCGATCCAGGGCTGCCAGTCGCGCTCGGTGCGCGACACGGCAGCCTTCGTCGACCACGCCCGCGGGCCCGCGCCCGGCGAGTTCATGCCGTTCTGGACCACGGCGCAGCCATACTCCGAGATGATCAAGCGCGATCCGTCGAAACTTCGCATCGCGCTGTCCCACACCTGGGGCGACTACACCGCAACGCCTGAGATCGCAGCCGAGCTCGAGAAGACCGGCCGCTTCCTCGAAGGCCTCGGCCATCACGTCGACTACGCGCTGCCCGAGCTCGATTTCCGCGCCGCCTTCGCGGCGCAGACCACCTGCTACATCTCGAATTTTTCGGTGGTGATCTCCAACATGCTGGCCGCGCGCGGGCTGGAGCGGCCGCCGGAAGATCTGATCGAACCGATGAACATCCGGATCTGGGAAGCCGGCCGGCACACCAGCTTCGCCGATCGGGCGAAGATGCAAGGCGTGTTCAACACGACCTCGCGTGCCTTCGGCAGCTTCTTCGAGCAGTGGGACGTGATCCTGACGCCGATCACCGCGCTGCCGACGCCGAAGGTCGGCACCAAGGAATATCTCACCATCTCCGACAATCCCGACGTGCTCGACTGGTTCGGCAATCTCTGGCGCTTCTTCGCATTCACGCCGCTCGCCAATCTCTGCGGCATGCCGGCGATCTCGATGCCGATGGCGGCACAAGACCACGGCCTGCCGCTCGGTATCCAGGCGATCGGGAAGCAGGCCAATGACGGCCTGCTGCTGCAGCTCGCCGCCCAGATCGAGCGCGCGCTCGAAGGCAAGTGGAATGGCGGGAAGACGCCGAAGGTCCACGTGACCAAGGCGTAG
- a CDS encoding LON peptidase substrate-binding domain-containing protein, translating into MRDFRDAKAMAQTLRESLTTKTVTISHSESLELVSRMLGVADWNTLSALLHAERRDTAVPIAQLKTTTAVYPAIPLRDLVPFPNATYPLYVAREKTVQALNQAFEGGREVVVAIQREATVDEPRLADVYEIGILAQLLELEPLGDGTLRVLTRGLRRVALRSFAAETVAYQAEVADVAEGAVRDARDLIRRIYQRFQDYTAAHGILVPDIWLFFDQTRDPGQIADIVATRMKLPVRDKYELLATLDPVNRLERIEALLDLPQRPVSANYAVTLRKALNHADRRHHQYATLEHLLLALIDDAEASAVMRDCDADLAGLRQGLVQYLDNDLKHIVTEVGGAEPTAAFNRVDQRAALHAQEVGYTAVTGASALIALFPETRSPAARLLAEHGVSRGRADKAIVRMAGKDKG; encoded by the coding sequence ATGCGCGATTTTCGCGATGCCAAGGCCATGGCGCAGACCCTGCGCGAATCCCTGACCACCAAGACCGTCACCATCAGTCACAGCGAGAGCCTCGAACTGGTGTCGAGGATGCTCGGCGTTGCCGACTGGAACACGTTGTCGGCCCTGCTTCACGCCGAGCGCCGTGACACGGCTGTGCCGATTGCACAGTTGAAGACGACAACGGCGGTCTATCCGGCCATTCCGTTGCGCGATCTCGTTCCATTTCCGAACGCGACCTACCCGCTGTACGTGGCACGCGAGAAAACGGTCCAGGCCCTGAACCAGGCGTTTGAAGGCGGTCGGGAGGTCGTGGTGGCGATCCAGCGAGAGGCGACCGTCGATGAGCCTCGTCTTGCGGATGTGTACGAGATCGGCATCCTGGCCCAGCTGCTCGAACTCGAACCGCTCGGCGACGGCACGCTCAGGGTGCTGACGCGTGGACTTCGACGTGTTGCGCTACGCAGCTTTGCCGCCGAAACGGTCGCCTATCAGGCCGAAGTCGCTGACGTCGCCGAGGGAGCGGTCCGCGATGCGCGGGATCTGATCCGACGGATCTATCAGCGCTTTCAGGATTACACGGCGGCGCACGGAATTCTGGTGCCTGACATCTGGCTGTTCTTCGATCAGACCCGTGATCCCGGACAGATCGCTGATATCGTTGCGACGAGGATGAAGTTGCCGGTCAGGGACAAATACGAGCTGTTGGCGACGCTTGATCCCGTGAACCGGCTCGAACGCATCGAAGCATTGCTCGACCTGCCGCAGCGCCCGGTTTCAGCAAATTACGCGGTCACGCTACGGAAGGCGCTCAATCACGCTGATCGGCGTCACCATCAATACGCAACGCTTGAGCATCTGCTACTCGCCCTGATCGATGATGCGGAAGCATCCGCTGTGATGCGGGACTGCGACGCCGATCTCGCGGGCCTGAGGCAGGGCCTCGTGCAATATCTCGACAACGATCTCAAACATATCGTAACCGAGGTCGGTGGCGCCGAGCCCACGGCGGCATTCAATCGCGTCGATCAGCGCGCCGCGCTCCACGCCCAGGAGGTGGGTTACACCGCCGTGACCGGCGCGAGCGCACTAATTGCCCTGTTTCCGGAAACGCGAAGTCCTGCGGCGCGTCTGCTCGCAGAACATGGCGTCTCGCGCGGGCGTGCTGACAAGGCGATTGTACGGATGGCCGGCAAAGACAAAGGCTAG
- a CDS encoding PaaI family thioesterase, with protein sequence MSTSPSALPFEELAEAIKGRRSDYGHISGLQLDRFAPGEAWSSLPYRPVFVGDTETGVLHGGVVTAMLDESCGMAVQLALDGTSAIATLDLRIDYQKPATPGLAIKAHSVCTRTTRSIAFVRSTAYQDSEDDPVATATACFMIGANRTNMLADRRMESRSIPTLEAPEDPDGPFANSPFARCLGIRVNDDGTLTMPFSPKIIGNPILPAIHGGMTGAFLETTAILGVRRELGIATLPKPIGLTINYLRSGRALDTIANVSIVKQGRRIVAFEARAWQDDPDKPIASAFGHFMLRPTPGNDEE encoded by the coding sequence ATGTCCACATCACCGTCCGCGCTTCCCTTCGAGGAACTCGCCGAGGCCATCAAGGGCCGCCGCTCCGATTACGGCCATATCAGCGGGCTCCAGCTCGACCGGTTCGCGCCGGGCGAGGCCTGGTCGAGCCTGCCCTATCGGCCGGTCTTCGTCGGCGACACCGAGACCGGCGTGCTGCATGGCGGCGTCGTCACCGCGATGCTGGACGAGAGCTGCGGCATGGCAGTGCAGCTCGCGCTCGACGGCACCAGCGCGATCGCGACGCTCGATTTGCGCATCGACTACCAGAAACCGGCGACGCCCGGCCTCGCCATCAAGGCGCATTCGGTCTGCACCCGCACCACCCGCTCGATCGCCTTCGTGCGCTCCACGGCCTACCAGGACTCCGAGGATGATCCGGTGGCGACCGCGACAGCCTGCTTCATGATCGGCGCCAACCGCACCAACATGCTTGCGGACCGCAGGATGGAGTCGCGCAGCATTCCGACGCTGGAGGCGCCGGAGGATCCGGACGGCCCGTTCGCCAACAGCCCGTTCGCGCGCTGTCTCGGCATTCGCGTCAACGACGACGGCACGCTGACGATGCCGTTCTCGCCAAAGATCATCGGCAACCCGATCCTCCCCGCGATCCACGGCGGCATGACCGGCGCCTTCCTCGAGACCACCGCGATCCTCGGCGTGCGGCGCGAGCTCGGCATCGCGACGCTGCCCAAGCCGATCGGGTTAACGATCAACTATCTGCGCTCCGGCCGTGCGCTGGACACCATTGCCAATGTCTCGATCGTGAAACAGGGCCGGCGTATCGTCGCGTTCGAGGCGCGGGCCTGGCAGGACGATCCGGACAAGCCGATCGCCTCTGCCTTCGGTCATTTCATGCTGCGCCCGACGCCTGGAAACGACGAGGAATAG
- the poxB gene encoding ubiquinone-dependent pyruvate dehydrogenase, whose protein sequence is MAINNIADLFVATLEQAGVKRIYGIVGDSLNGFTEALRRRGTIEWIHVRHEEVAAFAAAGEAEMTGSLAVCAGSCGPGNLHLINGLFDAHRSRVPVLAIAAQIPSAEIGGGYFQETHPQNLFRECSHYCELISDPSQLPFVLENAIRAAVGLRGVAVIAMPGDVAFRAPPKRAISTNRGLALAAPKVVPQADELKALADLLNGAERITLFCGRGCAGAHAPLMQLAEALKSPIVHALGGKEHVEYDNPYDVGMTGFIGFSSGYAAMHACDALVMLGTDFPYKQFFPTDCQVAQVDIRPENLGRRCRIDLGLVGDVKATIEALLPLLKTKTQRKHLDDAVAHYKKAREGLDSLAKGTPGAKPIHPQYLAKVISDHAADDAAFTADVGTPTVWAARYLDMNGRRRLIGSFVHGSMANAMPQAIGAQASQPGRQVISLSGDGGFTMLMGDLITLTQMKLPVKVVVFNNGVLGFVALEMKAAGFVDTNVDLENPDFAAMARAMGIFARRVEDPGELPGAMKEMLAHNGPALLDVVTAKQELSMPPTITTEQVKGFSLWVIRAVMNGRGDEVLDLAKTNLLPR, encoded by the coding sequence ATGGCGATCAACAACATAGCCGATCTGTTCGTGGCAACGCTCGAGCAGGCCGGCGTCAAGCGCATCTACGGCATCGTCGGCGACAGCCTGAACGGCTTTACCGAGGCACTGCGCCGCCGCGGCACCATCGAATGGATTCACGTCCGCCACGAGGAGGTCGCGGCGTTCGCCGCCGCCGGCGAAGCCGAGATGACCGGGAGCCTTGCCGTGTGTGCAGGCTCCTGCGGCCCGGGTAATCTGCATCTGATCAACGGCCTGTTCGACGCGCATCGCAGCCGCGTTCCCGTGCTGGCGATCGCAGCGCAGATTCCGTCGGCCGAGATCGGCGGCGGCTATTTTCAGGAAACCCATCCGCAAAACCTGTTTCGCGAATGCAGCCATTATTGCGAGCTGATCTCGGATCCGAGCCAGCTTCCCTTCGTGCTGGAGAACGCGATCCGCGCAGCGGTCGGCCTGCGCGGCGTCGCCGTCATCGCCATGCCCGGAGATGTCGCCTTCCGCGCGCCGCCGAAGCGCGCGATCTCGACGAATCGCGGGCTCGCGCTCGCCGCACCGAAGGTCGTGCCGCAGGCCGACGAGCTGAAGGCGCTCGCGGATCTCCTCAACGGCGCCGAGCGCATCACCCTGTTCTGCGGCCGCGGTTGCGCCGGCGCACATGCGCCGCTGATGCAGCTTGCGGAAGCGCTGAAGAGCCCGATCGTGCATGCGCTCGGCGGCAAGGAACACGTCGAATACGATAATCCCTACGATGTCGGCATGACCGGCTTCATCGGCTTTTCCTCGGGCTATGCCGCCATGCACGCCTGCGACGCGCTGGTGATGCTCGGGACTGATTTCCCCTACAAGCAGTTCTTCCCGACCGACTGCCAGGTCGCGCAGGTCGATATTCGGCCGGAGAATCTCGGCCGGCGTTGCCGGATCGATCTCGGCCTTGTCGGCGACGTCAAGGCAACCATCGAGGCGCTGCTGCCGCTGCTCAAGACCAAGACGCAGCGCAAGCATCTCGACGACGCGGTCGCGCATTACAAGAAGGCGCGGGAGGGGCTGGACTCGCTCGCCAAGGGCACGCCCGGAGCCAAGCCGATCCATCCGCAATATCTCGCAAAAGTCATCAGCGATCATGCAGCCGACGATGCCGCGTTCACCGCCGATGTCGGCACGCCCACGGTGTGGGCGGCGCGCTATCTCGACATGAACGGCCGCCGCCGGCTGATCGGCTCGTTCGTGCATGGCTCGATGGCCAACGCCATGCCGCAGGCGATCGGCGCGCAGGCCTCGCAGCCCGGCCGTCAGGTGATCTCGCTCTCCGGTGACGGCGGCTTCACCATGCTGATGGGCGATCTGATCACGCTGACGCAGATGAAGCTGCCGGTGAAAGTGGTCGTCTTCAACAACGGCGTGCTCGGCTTCGTCGCGCTGGAGATGAAGGCCGCCGGCTTCGTCGACACCAATGTCGATCTGGAAAATCCAGACTTCGCCGCGATGGCGCGCGCGATGGGCATCTTTGCCAGGCGCGTCGAGGACCCCGGTGAGCTCCCGGGCGCGATGAAGGAGATGCTGGCCCATAACGGCCCGGCACTGCTCGACGTCGTCACCGCCAAGCAGGAGCTGTCGATGCCGCCGACCATCACGACCGAGCAGGTCAAGGGCTTTAGCCTCTGGGTGATACGCGCGGTGATGAACGGCCGCGGCGACGAGGTGCTCGATCTCGCGAAGACGAATCTGCTGCCGCGCTAA
- a CDS encoding 2-dehydro-3-deoxy-6-phosphogalactonate aldolase, whose translation MTVPFPPMKRPLVAILRGVKPEETEAIVSVLIEAGMTAIEIPLNSPDPFRSIGTAVKLAPAGVLIGAGTVLATADVDRLNDVGGTLMVSPNVDTQVLARAHQYGMITLPGVFSPTEALLAARSGASGLKFFPAGVLGASGIAAIRAVLPAGVMIAAVGGVSDQNFAEYIKGGVTAFGLGSSLYKPGMNAADVADRAKVTIAAYDRAIAKD comes from the coding sequence ATGACCGTTCCCTTTCCGCCGATGAAACGTCCGCTGGTCGCGATCCTGCGCGGCGTCAAGCCCGAGGAGACCGAGGCCATCGTCAGCGTGCTGATCGAGGCCGGCATGACCGCGATCGAGATTCCCCTGAACTCGCCGGACCCGTTCCGCTCGATCGGCACCGCCGTGAAGCTCGCACCGGCCGGCGTGCTGATCGGCGCCGGCACGGTGCTGGCCACCGCGGATGTCGATCGTCTCAACGACGTCGGCGGCACGCTGATGGTCTCGCCGAATGTCGATACGCAGGTGCTCGCGCGCGCGCACCAGTACGGCATGATCACGCTGCCCGGCGTGTTCTCGCCGACGGAAGCGCTGCTTGCGGCGCGTTCGGGCGCGTCGGGCCTGAAGTTCTTTCCGGCGGGCGTGCTCGGCGCATCCGGCATTGCCGCAATTCGCGCGGTGCTGCCGGCCGGCGTGATGATCGCCGCTGTCGGCGGCGTCTCCGACCAGAATTTTGCCGAATACATCAAGGGCGGCGTGACGGCGTTCGGGCTCGGTTCCAGCCTCTACAAGCCCGGCATGAATGCGGCGGATGTTGCCGATCGCGCAAAGGTGACAATCGCGGCCTATGATCGGGCAATTGCGAAAGACTGA
- a CDS encoding 2-dehydro-3-deoxygalactonokinase, with protein sequence MTEPAFVAVDWGTSSFRLWLVDHAGQVLTERRSDEGMMAAAKAGFAAVLQSHLAAIEAPNHLPILVCGMAGARTGWVEAGYVDTPAPLAALLKQAARVPGEARDIRILPGIAQRDTKAPDVMRGEETQLLGALGLDAMGEALVCMPGTHSKWVRVKDGTVEHFSTFMTGELFSVVSRETILSLAVAGADDSEDVASFKAAVKAGYEAPAFAANLLFGARSRQLLFGGTPAAARETLSGTLIGVELAAGLSGALPEAGITLIASGRLAMLYRLAFDALSVAVNPIDADEAVRRGLSMAAAAIWTK encoded by the coding sequence ATGACCGAACCCGCTTTTGTCGCGGTGGACTGGGGCACCAGCAGTTTCCGGCTGTGGCTGGTCGATCACGCCGGCCAGGTGCTGACTGAGCGCCGCAGCGACGAGGGCATGATGGCGGCGGCCAAGGCCGGCTTTGCCGCCGTGCTGCAGTCGCACCTTGCCGCGATCGAAGCGCCCAATCATCTGCCCATTCTGGTCTGCGGCATGGCCGGCGCGCGCACCGGCTGGGTGGAGGCCGGCTATGTCGACACGCCGGCGCCGCTCGCTGCGCTCCTGAAGCAGGCGGCGCGTGTGCCGGGCGAGGCGCGCGACATCCGCATCCTGCCCGGCATCGCGCAGCGCGACACGAAAGCGCCGGACGTGATGCGCGGCGAGGAGACGCAGCTGCTCGGTGCGCTCGGCCTCGATGCCATGGGCGAGGCGCTGGTCTGTATGCCCGGCACCCACTCAAAATGGGTCCGGGTGAAGGACGGCACGGTCGAACATTTTTCGACGTTCATGACCGGTGAGCTCTTCAGCGTCGTGTCGCGCGAGACCATTTTGTCGCTCGCGGTCGCAGGCGCCGATGATTCCGAGGACGTCGCGAGCTTCAAGGCGGCGGTGAAAGCCGGCTACGAGGCGCCGGCCTTTGCCGCAAACCTCCTGTTCGGTGCGCGCTCGCGTCAGCTGCTGTTCGGCGGCACGCCGGCCGCGGCGCGCGAGACGCTGTCGGGCACGTTGATTGGCGTCGAGCTCGCGGCAGGCCTTTCCGGTGCGTTGCCGGAAGCCGGCATCACGCTGATCGCTTCGGGGCGGTTGGCGATGCTGTACCGGCTGGCCTTCGACGCGTTGTCGGTGGCTGTGAACCCGATCGATGCGGATGAAGCAGTGCGTCGCGGCCTGTCGATGGCCGCCGCGGCGATCTGGACCAAATGA
- a CDS encoding LLM class flavin-dependent oxidoreductase encodes MEIGYFTMPSHPPECGLKEGHDWDLQVLRWLDELGYQEAWIGEHHTAPWEPNPTPDLLIAQALMQTKKIRIGPGGFLLPYHHPAELANRVAMLDHLSEGRLNFGVAASGLPSDWAMFNVDGMSGQNRDMTREALEIILKLWSDPAPFTHKGKFWTVTKPDTMFDFLKPHIKPLQAPHPPIGVAGLSKNSDTLKLAGERGFIPMSLNLNPAYVGSHWDSVEIGAAKTGRKPNRADWRLVREVFVADTDEEAWKLSTGDMMGRMMGEYFLPLLGHFGFKDYLKHTPDVPDSDVTVEYCAKRNWVVGSPATVAEKIEKIYDEVGGFGVLCVFGFDYKHKSEAWHHSLSLLKNEVMPRLKHLGSAKKAA; translated from the coding sequence ATGGAGATCGGCTATTTCACGATGCCTTCGCATCCGCCGGAGTGCGGCCTGAAGGAAGGACACGATTGGGACCTGCAGGTCCTGCGCTGGCTCGACGAGCTCGGTTATCAGGAAGCCTGGATCGGCGAGCACCATACCGCGCCCTGGGAACCCAATCCCACGCCGGACCTGCTGATCGCGCAGGCCTTGATGCAGACCAAGAAGATCCGCATCGGACCCGGCGGCTTCCTGCTGCCCTATCATCACCCGGCGGAGCTCGCCAACCGCGTCGCGATGCTGGACCATCTCTCCGAGGGCCGGCTCAATTTCGGCGTCGCGGCATCGGGGCTACCGAGCGACTGGGCGATGTTCAACGTCGACGGCATGAGCGGGCAGAACCGCGACATGACCCGGGAGGCGCTGGAGATCATCCTGAAGCTTTGGTCCGATCCTGCGCCCTTTACCCACAAGGGCAAGTTCTGGACGGTGACCAAGCCGGACACGATGTTCGACTTCCTGAAACCCCACATCAAGCCGTTGCAGGCGCCGCATCCGCCGATCGGCGTTGCCGGGCTGTCGAAGAACTCGGACACCCTGAAGCTCGCGGGCGAGCGCGGCTTCATCCCGATGAGCCTCAACCTCAACCCGGCCTATGTCGGCAGCCATTGGGACTCCGTCGAGATCGGGGCCGCCAAGACCGGCCGCAAGCCGAACCGCGCGGACTGGCGTCTGGTGCGCGAAGTCTTTGTCGCCGACACCGACGAGGAGGCCTGGAAGCTTTCGACCGGCGACATGATGGGCCGGATGATGGGCGAGTACTTCCTGCCGCTGCTCGGCCATTTCGGCTTCAAGGACTATCTGAAGCACACCCCCGACGTGCCGGATAGCGACGTCACCGTCGAATATTGCGCCAAGCGGAACTGGGTCGTCGGCTCGCCCGCGACCGTCGCCGAAAAGATCGAGAAGATCTATGACGAGGTCGGCGGCTTCGGCGTGCTCTGCGTGTTCGGCTTCGACTACAAGCACAAGTCGGAAGCCTGGCACCACTCGCTCTCGCTGCTCAAGAACGAAGTGATGCCGCGCCTGAAGCATCTCGGCTCCGCGAAGAAGGCGGCTTGA